In Massilia violaceinigra, one DNA window encodes the following:
- a CDS encoding hybrid sensor histidine kinase/response regulator: MIKDLDYAALFQASPYPYLLISPDFTLVGANAAYLKATGTTADTLLGKKIFDAFPANPADPASTNLDEVRKSIELAVATHQPHTSPLLRYAIPLSTLEHGPFETRLWSAVHTPVIDTHGEVVFIAQTAIDVTDLYRFDKPKNRYFLKESVQTVPDIAERTRLQLHEALTRVLNAERTELQTLFDQAPGFIAVLSEANHVFMMVNDAFYHLVGRRNLIGNSLWEALPELVGQGLEPILDEVARSGKPIVLHDRRLTLRGEQDGAQAERYVDLVFQPVLDADGTVSAVFAQGHDVTGAYLASAALKEKVRELEAAKARQTVLLKLGERLRSLSDNPDAMMLAASEELAAFLGVPRTGYVTFEKNSNRAVVITTYADPDRVPPLSAIVAEPDEYGQSVMNELRSGRHIVVHDMDTDPRTAGAVAQAHAAIGARASLAVPIRRQDQSVGFMFAHDDQPRQWLDEDIELMYQTTDRTWEAVERAHALLAMREADRRKDEFLAMLAHELRNPLAPIGAAAQLLQVIKPDEARLRQTSEVISRQVRHMTALIDDLLDVSRVTSGRIKLHTALLEVRDIVVEAVEQVQPLITSRKQNLTLDLAQQATLVEGDRKRLVQVVGNILGNAAKYTHDRGHLVVRTSVVEGNVVIEVRDNGIGMTAALSMRVFDLFSQAERTSDRTSGGLGLGLALVKSLVELHGGSVTCASEGAGNGSTFRVQLPHVPDSLQAGEEPMPDRYPHKAPAALRILVVDDNTDAADMLGMLLDAMGYEVQLAYSSLRALECAKECKPDVCLLDIGLPDIDGNELARRLRDLPQTRHARLIAVTGYSQHSDKENTSAAGFAHHLVKPVDIDRLAAILKDIAAV, from the coding sequence ATGATCAAAGACCTCGACTACGCGGCCTTATTCCAGGCTTCGCCCTATCCTTACTTGCTGATTTCACCCGATTTCACATTGGTCGGCGCAAACGCGGCCTATCTCAAGGCCACTGGCACGACCGCCGATACGCTCCTCGGAAAGAAAATCTTCGACGCCTTCCCGGCCAACCCTGCCGATCCGGCGTCGACCAATCTCGACGAGGTACGCAAATCGATCGAGCTCGCGGTTGCAACGCATCAGCCGCACACAAGTCCACTGCTGCGCTACGCGATTCCACTGTCCACCCTGGAACACGGGCCGTTCGAAACGCGCCTCTGGAGCGCGGTGCATACGCCGGTGATAGACACGCATGGCGAGGTCGTCTTCATCGCGCAAACCGCGATCGATGTCACCGACCTGTACCGTTTCGATAAACCAAAAAATCGCTATTTCCTTAAAGAAAGCGTACAGACGGTTCCCGATATCGCAGAGCGCACCCGCCTTCAGTTGCATGAGGCATTGACCCGGGTCCTGAATGCCGAGCGCACCGAGCTGCAGACGCTGTTCGACCAGGCGCCGGGTTTCATTGCCGTGCTGAGCGAGGCCAACCATGTATTCATGATGGTCAACGATGCTTTTTACCACTTGGTCGGACGGCGCAATCTGATTGGAAATTCCCTGTGGGAAGCCTTGCCGGAACTGGTCGGGCAAGGTCTTGAGCCGATCCTGGACGAGGTCGCGCGCAGCGGCAAGCCAATCGTGCTGCACGACCGGCGTCTGACCTTAAGGGGCGAGCAGGATGGGGCTCAGGCGGAGCGTTACGTCGACCTTGTGTTCCAGCCAGTCCTGGATGCGGACGGCACCGTGTCCGCCGTGTTCGCGCAGGGACATGACGTGACGGGCGCTTATCTCGCCAGTGCAGCCTTGAAAGAAAAGGTGCGCGAGCTCGAAGCGGCCAAGGCGCGGCAGACAGTGCTGCTAAAGCTGGGCGAGCGTTTGCGCAGCCTGTCGGACAACCCCGACGCGATGATGCTGGCCGCCAGCGAAGAACTGGCCGCGTTCCTCGGCGTTCCGCGCACCGGGTACGTCACCTTCGAGAAAAATTCCAATCGGGCCGTGGTGATCACCACGTATGCCGACCCGGACCGCGTGCCGCCGCTGTCGGCCATCGTCGCCGAGCCCGACGAATATGGACAATCGGTGATGAACGAGCTTCGCTCCGGACGCCATATTGTCGTGCACGACATGGATACCGACCCGCGCACAGCCGGTGCGGTCGCGCAGGCACACGCGGCCATTGGCGCCCGGGCCTCGCTTGCGGTGCCTATCCGGCGCCAGGATCAGTCGGTCGGTTTCATGTTTGCGCATGACGACCAGCCGAGGCAATGGCTGGACGAGGACATCGAGCTGATGTACCAGACTACCGACCGTACCTGGGAAGCGGTCGAGCGTGCGCACGCCCTGTTGGCCATGCGCGAGGCGGACCGCCGCAAGGACGAATTTTTGGCCATGCTCGCCCACGAATTGCGCAACCCGTTGGCGCCGATCGGTGCGGCTGCGCAGTTGCTGCAAGTGATCAAGCCTGACGAGGCGCGCCTGCGTCAGACAAGCGAAGTGATCAGCCGCCAGGTTCGCCACATGACCGCGCTGATCGACGACTTGCTGGACGTGTCGCGCGTGACGAGCGGGCGCATCAAGCTGCACACCGCCCTCCTGGAGGTGCGCGATATCGTGGTCGAAGCCGTCGAGCAGGTTCAACCGCTTATAACGAGCCGCAAGCAGAACCTCACGCTCGATCTGGCGCAGCAAGCAACCCTGGTAGAGGGCGACCGGAAGCGGCTGGTCCAAGTTGTTGGCAATATTCTCGGCAATGCCGCCAAGTATACCCACGATCGCGGGCATCTGGTGGTGAGAACGAGCGTCGTGGAGGGAAATGTCGTCATCGAAGTGCGCGACAACGGGATAGGCATGACGGCGGCGCTGTCCATGCGTGTGTTCGACCTGTTTTCCCAGGCTGAACGCACTTCTGACCGCACTTCCGGTGGCCTGGGCCTGGGTTTGGCGCTTGTCAAGAGCCTGGTCGAACTGCATGGCGGAAGTGTGACCTGCGCGAGCGAAGGCGCCGGTAACGGCAGCACGTTTCGCGTGCAGCTGCCGCACGTGCCGGATTCATTGCAGGCCGGCGAGGAACCGATGCCAGACAGGTACCCGCACAAAGCGCCGGCCGCATTGCGCATCCTGGTCGTGGACGACAACACCGACGCTGCCGACATGCTGGGCATGCTCCTCGACGCGATGGGTTACGAGGTGCAGCTTGCATACAGCTCGCTACGGGCCCTGGAATGCGCCAAGGAATGCAAACCGGATGTCTGCCTGCTCGATATCGGATTACCCGACATCGATGGCAACGAACTGGCACGGCGCCTGCGCGACTTGCCGCAGACGCGACATGCAAGGCTCATAGCCGTGACCGGCTACAGCCAGCACAGCGATAAGGAAAACACGTCGGCGGCCGGCTTTGCCCACCATCT